One genomic region from Rhizomicrobium palustre encodes:
- a CDS encoding SRPBCC domain-containing protein, whose translation MQVLGKTEIPRSRRAVWRGLTNAEVLTRCIPGCEDFVQTGPSQFSARARIKAGPVKTSLAIAITLTDIDPPDAEIPRSWSLEAIATSPIGTATASAAISLNDANGGSVLSYHCKAVLGGKLALFSGSWVDRAAKPAMDAFFERFRDALPEDEPEIEAKAETQNGTAVIAPCGPETTEDIPALPPHKGAHSKVWAYAGAAAGAVIAAGAVLLFRHHKKAS comes from the coding sequence GTGCAAGTTCTTGGAAAAACAGAAATTCCTCGAAGCCGACGGGCCGTTTGGCGTGGCCTGACGAACGCAGAAGTTTTAACGCGCTGCATTCCCGGATGCGAAGACTTCGTCCAGACCGGCCCCAGTCAGTTTTCCGCCAGGGCCAGGATCAAGGCCGGACCGGTGAAGACCTCGCTCGCCATCGCAATTACCCTGACGGATATTGATCCTCCTGACGCGGAAATCCCGCGGAGTTGGTCCTTGGAAGCGATAGCAACCAGCCCTATCGGAACAGCAACCGCCAGTGCTGCAATATCTCTCAACGACGCCAATGGCGGTTCAGTTCTTTCTTATCATTGCAAAGCCGTGCTCGGCGGCAAACTCGCCTTGTTCTCGGGGAGTTGGGTGGACCGCGCGGCGAAACCCGCCATGGATGCGTTTTTCGAACGCTTCCGCGACGCCTTGCCGGAAGATGAGCCTGAGATTGAGGCTAAAGCTGAGACGCAGAACGGCACCGCCGTGATTGCACCTTGCGGACCTGAAACAACGGAAGATATCCCTGCTCTGCCCCCTCACAAAGGCGCGCATAGCAAGGTGTGGGCCTATGCCGGGGCCGCGGCTGGCGCAGTGATCGCAGCGGGCGCGGTGCTTCTCTTTCGTCATCACAAAAAAGCGTCTTGA
- a CDS encoding DUF192 domain-containing protein, translated as MRRYILAALLLLCGCSQGAGGTPQTGLPRDHIVVDGRNGPAAFDVQMATTNDTRAKGLMFVTALGKHEGMLFDYGKEQPVAFWMKNTVISLDMIFIKADGTISTIAENAIPYSEAPVPSSEPVRAVLEIPGGEARAQGIEAGGKVHAKIFGNAPSP; from the coding sequence ATGCGTCGGTATATCTTGGCCGCCTTGCTTCTGCTGTGCGGCTGCTCACAAGGCGCGGGCGGCACCCCGCAGACTGGGCTTCCGCGCGACCATATCGTGGTGGATGGCAGGAATGGCCCCGCCGCCTTCGATGTGCAGATGGCGACAACCAATGATACCCGCGCCAAAGGGTTGATGTTTGTGACCGCGCTCGGCAAGCACGAGGGCATGCTGTTCGATTACGGCAAGGAGCAGCCAGTCGCGTTCTGGATGAAGAACACGGTCATCTCGCTCGATATGATCTTCATTAAGGCCGATGGCACGATTTCGACCATCGCCGAGAACGCCATTCCCTATTCCGAGGCGCCGGTTCCCTCCAGCGAACCCGTGCGCGCGGTGCTGGAAATCCCAGGTGGCGAGGCCAGAGCGCAAGGGATTGAGGCGGGGGGGAAGGTCCACGCAAAGATTTTCGGGAATGCCCCAAGTCCTTGA
- a CDS encoding cold-shock protein has protein sequence METTVMASPMSEAAQEIVGQIKWFDLAKGYGFIKPVSGAQGDILLHQTCVRQSGFKAAYEGAKVVCEAVQGPKGLQARRLISLDNSTAEVTELTPPRGARYTAEPRGPAFDATVKWFNRGKGYGFVSRGPDTPDIFVHMETLRRSGIRELRQGQRVRVRAGDGPKGELAAEITILDS, from the coding sequence ATGGAAACAACAGTGATGGCTTCTCCTATGAGTGAAGCTGCGCAAGAGATCGTAGGTCAGATTAAATGGTTCGATCTCGCAAAAGGATACGGCTTCATCAAGCCGGTGAGTGGTGCCCAGGGAGATATTCTCCTGCATCAAACGTGCGTGCGGCAGTCCGGGTTCAAAGCTGCCTATGAAGGTGCAAAAGTTGTCTGCGAAGCGGTGCAGGGCCCCAAAGGGTTGCAAGCGCGCCGTCTGATCTCGCTCGACAACTCGACTGCGGAGGTAACCGAGCTGACGCCACCGCGTGGGGCGCGTTATACGGCTGAGCCGCGCGGTCCTGCCTTTGACGCCACGGTGAAATGGTTCAATCGCGGCAAGGGCTATGGTTTTGTTTCGCGAGGCCCCGACACCCCGGATATCTTCGTCCATATGGAAACCCTGCGCCGGAGCGGCATTCGTGAGCTCAGGCAGGGCCAGCGCGTGCGGGTACGTGCCGGAGATGGCCCCAAAGGGGAATTGGCAGCGGAAATTACAATCCTAGACTCCTGA
- a CDS encoding ETC complex I subunit, with the protein MRARIYQPTRNAMQSGKARTRAWVLEYEPASPRQADPLMGWTGSSDMLSQVQLEFVSKEEAISYAEKNGIDFDLFEPHKPTPKPRAYADNFRYDRKVPWSH; encoded by the coding sequence TTGCGCGCGCGCATCTATCAGCCGACCAGGAATGCCATGCAGTCGGGCAAGGCCCGCACCCGGGCTTGGGTGCTGGAATACGAACCTGCGAGCCCGCGCCAGGCAGATCCTCTGATGGGCTGGACGGGGTCGTCCGATATGCTGAGCCAGGTTCAGCTCGAATTCGTCAGCAAGGAAGAAGCGATCTCCTATGCCGAGAAGAACGGCATTGATTTCGATCTCTTCGAGCCCCACAAGCCGACGCCCAAGCCCAGAGCCTATGCGGATAATTTCCGCTATGACAGAAAGGTTCCCTGGTCGCACTAA